The Ferrovibrio sp. MS7 sequence CGTCAAGCTGATCCGCCCCACCTTCTTCATGGATGAGCGCGGCTATTTCGGCGAGGTGTTTCAGACCAGCCGCTTCGCCGCTGCCGGCGTCGACACCGTGTTCGTGCAGGATAACCAGATCTATTCCGAGAAGCGCTTCACGCTGCGCGGCCTGCATTACCAGGCACCGCCGGCGGCGCAGGCCAAGCTGGTGCGGGCGCTGCGCGGTCGCGCCTATGTGGTGGCGGTGGATATCCGCCGCGGCAGTCCCAGCTTCGGCCAGCATGTCGGGCAGGAGATTTCCGCCATGGGCGGCGAGCAGCTTTTCATTCCCGCCGGTTTCGCCGATGGGTTTCTCACACTCGATCCGCAGACCGAAATGCTGTTCCGCGTCGATCAGTTCTACGATCCGGCGTCAGAGCGCGGCGTCAACTGGCGCGATCCGGCGCTCGGCATCAAATGGCCAGTGCCGCTGGGCCAGGCGGTGCTTTCGGTGCGTGATGTCGAAGAACTGATGCTCGCCGAGCAGCCCGACCTGCTTTAGAGCAGTACATCCTGCAAAATCGCATCGAGGTCGCTGCGCGGGCGCCAGCCGGTCGCTTCATGCAGCCGGGCGATGGTAGGCACGCGGATGGTGGCCTCGGCAAAGCCGCTGCCGAATACCTGCGCCACCGGCACGAAACGCGGCGGCTTGTCACTGCCGGCGGCATGCAATGCGCGCTCGGCGACATGGCGGATGCTGACGCCGGTATCATGGCCGAGATTGACCGGCCGACCGATCAGCGCGGCGCTTTGCGGGATCAGCAGCAGGGCTTCCACTGCATCCAGCACATGCAGGAAGGCGCGGCGCTGGCTGCCATCACCATGCACTTCCGGCACATCGCCTTGTTTCAGCGCGGCGGCGAAAGCAGCGATGCATAACCCGGTTTCGGGTCGCTGGCGTGGGCCGGCGATGTTGAACGGACGGATGATCCAGGTGGCGAGGCCGGCTTCCCCGGCAAGCCCGGCACAAAGCTGCTCCAGCACCATCTTGCCTGCCGCATAGCCCCAGCGCGGCGCAATGCCGAAGCCGCAGGGCTGTTCCTCGTCGATGGCTTCGGCCTGGCCGGCGCCATAAACCTCGGAGCTCGACATCGCCAGCAGCGGCACGCGCGCCGCTTCGCAGGCCTCGGTCACGGCCTGGGAAGTGGCGATGATCTCGCGCACCATGGTCAGCCGCTCGGCATGGGCGCGGCGCACGCCGATCGGGCTGGCAAGGTGATAGACCAGATCCGCGCCGGCTATTGCCTCGCCGATATCGTCACGGCCGACATGGGCCTCGCGGATCTCAAGCTGCGGATGCGCCGGCAGATTGGCGCGGCACCCAGCGGAGAAATCATCCAGCACCGTTACCGCCACGCCGCGCGCCAGCAGCGCCTCGACCA is a genomic window containing:
- a CDS encoding NAD-dependent epimerase/dehydratase family protein; the encoded protein is MTAPSALPPFQSGQRVVVTGGAGFIGSHLVEALLARGVAVTVLDDFSAGCRANLPAHPQLEIREAHVGRDDIGEAIAGADLVYHLASPIGVRRAHAERLTMVREIIATSQAVTEACEAARVPLLAMSSSEVYGAGQAEAIDEEQPCGFGIAPRWGYAAGKMVLEQLCAGLAGEAGLATWIIRPFNIAGPRQRPETGLCIAAFAAALKQGDVPEVHGDGSQRRAFLHVLDAVEALLLIPQSAALIGRPVNLGHDTGVSIRHVAERALHAAGSDKPPRFVPVAQVFGSGFAEATIRVPTIARLHEATGWRPRSDLDAILQDVLL
- the rfbC gene encoding dTDP-4-dehydrorhamnose 3,5-epimerase, whose protein sequence is MTALLDVVSLALPGVKLIRPTFFMDERGYFGEVFQTSRFAAAGVDTVFVQDNQIYSEKRFTLRGLHYQAPPAAQAKLVRALRGRAYVVAVDIRRGSPSFGQHVGQEISAMGGEQLFIPAGFADGFLTLDPQTEMLFRVDQFYDPASERGVNWRDPALGIKWPVPLGQAVLSVRDVEELMLAEQPDLL